The following are from one region of the Hydrogenophaga sp. BPS33 genome:
- a CDS encoding fumarate hydratase C-terminal domain-containing protein: MSRLHELTLPLSEERVRDLRVGDMVTLTGAVTVSIGIPTHKRMAEAVRKGEALPVDLNGGAFFHLSTYVREQDGISVPLYLNPSTSTRYNAWMPDIVRGLGLRLVGGKGGLDDASVAALRECGCAYLSFLGGGLPLLSRALRGVRSSHWNEYISQFRLLTLDVAALGPCTVAIDAHGASIYDNLRERAQGRMPDILDRLRRARQAT; this comes from the coding sequence ATGAGCCGCCTGCACGAACTGACCCTGCCCCTGTCCGAAGAACGCGTGCGCGACCTGCGCGTGGGCGACATGGTGACCCTCACCGGCGCGGTGACGGTGAGCATCGGCATTCCCACCCACAAGCGCATGGCCGAAGCGGTTCGCAAGGGCGAGGCCCTGCCCGTGGACCTGAACGGGGGCGCCTTCTTCCACCTCAGCACCTATGTGCGCGAGCAGGACGGCATCTCGGTGCCGCTCTATCTGAACCCGAGCACCAGCACGCGCTACAACGCCTGGATGCCCGACATCGTGCGAGGCCTGGGCCTGCGCCTCGTGGGCGGCAAAGGCGGGCTGGACGACGCCAGCGTGGCCGCGCTGCGCGAATGCGGCTGCGCCTACCTGTCGTTCCTGGGCGGCGGCCTGCCGCTGCTCTCGCGTGCGCTGCGCGGCGTGCGCAGCTCGCACTGGAACGAATACATCTCGCAATTCCGCCTGCTCACGCTGGACGTGGCGGCGCTCGGCCCTTGCACCGTGGCGATCGATGCCCACGGCGCGAGCATCTACGACAACCTGCGCGAACGCGCACAAGGGCGCATGCCCGACATCCTCGATCGGCTGCGCCGCGCGCGGCAAGCGACCTGA
- a CDS encoding Bug family tripartite tricarboxylate transporter substrate binding protein yields MKRRTFQTAVAAACLAAGFAASAPALAQTGGWPNKPVRLVVPFPAGGSTDVVARFIAQGLSDKFGQSFVVDNRGGAGGNIGTDAVAKAAPDGYTIGLSTSGPLVNNKFLYKNMPFDSDKDLAPIALVCEIPLVIASTPKVSAKNLKEFIQQAKAKPDAYTVGQPGNGTIGHLALEQLSMVTNTKLSTVAYRGDTPLMTDLLGANIQGLSAPITAFIPNLASGKLNGLAVTSATRFPGLPNIPTAKEQGIDMVATVWFAVVGPAGTPPEVIKALNTEINNIVSSTYGKAKLQTYGAVVNVGAPDLLRKMINEDSKKWQKVISTANVKLD; encoded by the coding sequence ATGAAACGCAGAACCTTCCAGACCGCCGTGGCCGCCGCTTGCCTGGCCGCTGGTTTCGCCGCCAGCGCCCCGGCACTGGCCCAGACCGGTGGCTGGCCCAACAAGCCGGTGCGCCTGGTCGTCCCCTTCCCGGCCGGCGGCAGCACCGACGTGGTGGCGCGCTTCATCGCACAAGGCCTGAGCGACAAGTTCGGCCAGTCCTTCGTGGTCGACAACCGCGGCGGCGCGGGCGGCAACATCGGCACCGACGCCGTGGCCAAGGCCGCGCCCGACGGCTACACGATCGGCCTGTCCACCTCCGGCCCGCTGGTGAACAACAAGTTCCTCTACAAGAACATGCCGTTCGACTCGGACAAGGACCTCGCGCCCATCGCACTGGTTTGCGAAATCCCGCTGGTGATCGCGAGCACCCCCAAGGTGTCGGCGAAGAACCTCAAGGAATTCATCCAGCAAGCCAAAGCCAAACCCGACGCCTACACCGTGGGCCAGCCGGGCAACGGCACCATCGGCCACCTGGCGCTGGAACAACTCTCGATGGTGACCAACACCAAGCTGTCCACGGTGGCCTACCGGGGCGACACGCCTCTCATGACCGACCTGCTGGGCGCCAACATCCAGGGTCTTTCGGCGCCGATCACGGCGTTCATTCCCAACCTCGCTTCGGGCAAGCTCAACGGTCTGGCCGTGACCTCGGCCACGCGCTTCCCTGGTCTGCCGAACATTCCGACCGCCAAGGAGCAAGGCATCGACATGGTCGCCACGGTGTGGTTCGCGGTCGTCGGCCCGGCCGGCACGCCGCCCGAGGTCATCAAGGCGCTCAACACCGAGATCAACAACATCGTCAGCTCCACGTATGGCAAGGCCAAGCTGCAGACCTACGGCGCCGTCGTCAACGTGGGCGCGCCCGACCTGCTGCGCAAGATGATCAACGAAGACT